The following proteins come from a genomic window of Novosphingobium aromaticivorans DSM 12444:
- a CDS encoding GIY-YIG nuclease family protein, with protein MDREQRGGWVYIMADHYRGSMYVGVTSHLARRVFQHRNGTGSDYCARHSLVRLVWAERGENIEACIVHEKRLKRWRREWKFDLIEGANPDWADLYDMLV; from the coding sequence ATGGACAGGGAACAGCGCGGCGGCTGGGTCTACATCATGGCCGACCACTATCGCGGCTCGATGTACGTTGGCGTCACCTCGCATCTGGCACGCCGGGTCTTCCAGCACCGCAATGGGACCGGCTCCGACTATTGCGCCCGCCACAGCCTCGTCCGGCTCGTCTGGGCGGAGCGAGGTGAAAACATTGAGGCCTGCATCGTCCACGAAAAGCGGCTCAAGCGCTGGCGGCGGGAATGGAAGTTCGACCTGATCGAAGGGGCCAACCCGGACTGGGCCGATCTTTACGACATGCTCGTCTGA
- a CDS encoding DUF2256 domain-containing protein, translating to MPRMRRKSDLPTKTCAACGLPFTWRKKWERDWDNVKFCSDRCRSGKGKAG from the coding sequence ATGCCCCGCATGCGGCGCAAGTCCGATCTTCCGACGAAGACTTGCGCTGCCTGCGGCCTGCCGTTCACATGGCGCAAGAAGTGGGAACGGGACTGGGACAACGTGAAGTTCTGTTCCGATCGCTGCCGCAGCGGGAAGGGGAAAGCTGGCTGA
- a CDS encoding leucyl aminopeptidase: MKVVFRTSDAPLPRLVARLVAQDALPGDLDAVVREGAAAARFAGKAGQVFEAFVAGTGGVTRLALAGIGKADAADRLVALEKAGAALTAKYLTSGETSLAIDFSNSGLSGAEAAAILFGARLRGWRHDVYRTRLKDEQKPSLAEIVAVAAPEGAAAAWEIESALAEGVEFTRELVAEPANVIYPESFVERAKARLEGTGVEIVVLGLEEMTRLGMGALLGVAQGSVREPKLLAMRWKGAEADKPTAFVGKGVTFDTGGISIKPAAGMEDMKWDMGGAAAVAGTMLALAKRKAKADVIGVCGLVENMPDGNAQRPGDVVTSMSGQTVEVINTDAEGRLVLCDALTWVQKEYGPRTIVDLATLTGAMIISLGHEYGGLFANDDALAANLDAAGKTSGDKLWRFPLGPAYDKLIDSPIADMKNVGPRYGGSITAAQFLQRYIDAGVAWAHLDIAGMVWADKPGQTWDKGATGYGVRLLDRYVRDVLEA, encoded by the coding sequence ATGAAGGTCGTGTTCCGCACCAGCGATGCCCCGCTTCCCCGCCTCGTCGCCCGTCTCGTCGCGCAGGATGCGCTTCCCGGCGATCTCGACGCGGTGGTCCGCGAGGGTGCGGCGGCCGCGCGCTTCGCCGGCAAGGCCGGGCAGGTGTTCGAGGCTTTCGTGGCCGGAACCGGCGGCGTCACGCGCCTCGCTCTTGCCGGCATCGGCAAGGCTGATGCTGCGGACCGCCTCGTCGCGCTTGAAAAGGCCGGCGCCGCGCTGACTGCCAAGTACCTGACCTCCGGCGAAACTTCGTTGGCGATCGACTTCTCCAACTCGGGCCTTTCGGGCGCGGAAGCCGCCGCCATCCTGTTCGGCGCGCGCCTGCGCGGCTGGCGCCACGACGTCTATCGCACTCGCCTGAAGGACGAGCAGAAGCCCTCGCTGGCGGAAATCGTTGCGGTCGCGGCGCCCGAGGGTGCGGCCGCCGCATGGGAGATCGAGAGCGCGCTGGCCGAGGGCGTCGAGTTCACCCGCGAACTGGTCGCCGAACCGGCCAACGTGATCTACCCTGAAAGCTTCGTCGAACGCGCGAAGGCGCGCCTCGAAGGCACCGGGGTCGAGATCGTGGTGCTCGGCCTGGAGGAAATGACCCGGCTCGGCATGGGTGCGCTGCTTGGCGTGGCGCAGGGTTCGGTGCGCGAGCCGAAGCTGCTGGCCATGCGCTGGAAGGGCGCTGAAGCGGACAAGCCCACCGCCTTCGTCGGCAAGGGCGTGACCTTCGATACCGGCGGCATCTCGATCAAACCTGCCGCCGGCATGGAAGACATGAAGTGGGACATGGGTGGCGCCGCTGCCGTGGCCGGTACCATGCTCGCGCTGGCCAAGCGGAAGGCCAAGGCCGACGTGATCGGCGTGTGCGGCCTGGTCGAGAACATGCCCGACGGCAATGCGCAGCGTCCCGGCGACGTCGTTACCTCGATGTCGGGCCAGACGGTCGAGGTCATCAACACCGACGCCGAGGGTCGCCTCGTGTTGTGCGACGCGCTGACCTGGGTGCAGAAGGAATATGGCCCCCGGACCATCGTGGATCTCGCCACGCTGACGGGCGCGATGATCATCTCGCTCGGCCACGAGTACGGCGGCCTCTTTGCCAATGACGATGCGCTGGCCGCCAACCTTGACGCGGCGGGCAAGACTTCCGGCGACAAGCTGTGGCGCTTCCCGCTCGGGCCCGCCTACGACAAGCTGATCGACAGCCCGATTGCCGACATGAAGAACGTCGGTCCGCGCTATGGCGGGTCGATCACCGCCGCGCAGTTCCTGCAGCGCTACATCGATGCGGGCGTGGCCTGGGCGCACCTCGACATCGCGGGCATGGTCTGGGCGGACAAGCCCGGCCAGACCTGGGACAAGGGCGCGACCGGCTATGGCGTGCGCCTGCTCGACCGCTACGTGCGCGACGTTCTGGAAGCGTAA
- a CDS encoding DNA polymerase III subunit chi, translating into MRVDFYQLTSDPAEQVLPLIARNTLAAGERLLVVSDDEAQLRRVGEALWTRLPETFLANGRAGTAHDERQPILLSDAPEPANGAKFMALADGVWREGAFERVFLLFPPARIDDARGCWRMLGTREGVERRYWRQDGGKWKEGP; encoded by the coding sequence ATGCGCGTCGATTTCTACCAGCTTACCAGCGACCCGGCCGAACAGGTGCTGCCGCTGATCGCGCGCAACACTCTGGCGGCGGGCGAGCGCCTGCTGGTCGTGTCCGACGACGAGGCCCAGCTTCGCCGCGTCGGCGAAGCGCTGTGGACGCGCCTGCCCGAAACCTTCCTCGCCAACGGCCGTGCCGGCACCGCCCACGACGAACGCCAGCCGATCCTCCTGTCCGACGCCCCCGAGCCCGCCAATGGCGCGAAGTTCATGGCGCTGGCCGATGGCGTCTGGCGCGAGGGTGCGTTCGAGCGCGTGTTCCTGCTCTTCCCCCCCGCCCGCATCGACGATGCCCGTGGCTGCTGGCGCATGCTCGGCACGCGCGAGGGCGTGGAGCGCCGCTACTGGCGACAGGACGGCGGCAAGTGGAAAGAGGGGCCCTGA